Proteins encoded within one genomic window of uncultured Sphingopyxis sp.:
- a CDS encoding XrtA/PEP-CTERM system amidotransferase yields the protein MCGIAGIYHLETAKPVDPARLRAMLQPMQHRGPDGSGEWTAPGVGLAHLRLSIIDIAGSPQPMASDDEAVTLTYNGEIYNFRELRAELEDRGHRFRTSGDTEVIIAAWRQWGPDCLSRLNGMFAFAIHDHQRGCLFLARDRLGVKPLHYVRLSDRSVAFASELKGLLRNPLLRQEANLTAIEDFLAFGYVPDDNCIVAGVEKLPAGHYLMLERGKPVPAPARWWAPDFSKRIRASEGEAAEHLVHLMRAAVTDRMVADVPLGAFLSGGVDSSAVVALMAEASRKAVKTCTIGFDQAALDETAHAQVIAERFATDHRTRTVSSGDFALVDRIADMFDEPFADASALPTYRVCELAREEVTVALSGDGADEAFAGYRRLVFQHQEERLRGLIPGFLRRGLLGPLSHVWPQMDWAPRPLRARATLASLSKSGAEGYAEAVGVTGPAQRARLFNDAAIHALGDHVAEARYWKAMRDAPAREALDRAQYADLMIWLPGDILTKTDRMSMAVSLEAREPLLDYRLIEFAASLPASMRVKRGRGKAIMKQAMERYLPHDILYRPKMGFVTPVSAWFRGPLVEQAKALATSSTLARSGWFDMAEIERIVAAHQSGRRDHGRLIWQFFMLEKSLAKLFGI from the coding sequence ATGTGCGGCATCGCGGGCATCTATCATCTCGAAACCGCGAAGCCGGTCGACCCGGCGCGCCTGCGCGCGATGCTGCAGCCGATGCAGCATCGCGGCCCCGACGGGTCGGGCGAGTGGACCGCGCCCGGCGTCGGCCTGGCGCATCTTCGCCTGTCGATCATCGACATCGCGGGCAGTCCGCAGCCGATGGCGAGCGATGACGAAGCCGTCACGCTCACCTACAATGGCGAAATCTATAATTTCCGCGAACTGCGCGCCGAACTCGAGGATCGCGGCCACCGTTTCCGCACCAGCGGTGATACCGAAGTCATCATCGCCGCATGGCGCCAATGGGGCCCCGATTGCCTCTCGCGGCTCAACGGCATGTTCGCCTTCGCGATCCACGATCACCAGCGCGGATGCCTGTTCCTCGCGCGCGACCGGCTGGGGGTGAAGCCGCTCCACTATGTCCGCCTGTCCGATAGGTCGGTCGCGTTCGCCTCGGAACTGAAGGGGCTGCTGCGCAATCCCTTGCTGCGGCAGGAAGCCAATCTCACCGCGATCGAGGATTTCCTTGCCTTCGGCTATGTCCCCGACGACAATTGCATCGTCGCGGGGGTCGAGAAACTGCCTGCCGGCCACTATCTGATGCTCGAACGCGGCAAGCCCGTTCCCGCGCCGGCGCGCTGGTGGGCACCCGATTTTTCGAAGCGTATCCGCGCGTCCGAAGGCGAGGCGGCCGAGCATCTCGTCCATCTGATGCGCGCCGCGGTGACCGACCGCATGGTCGCCGACGTGCCGCTCGGCGCCTTTCTGTCGGGCGGGGTCGATTCGAGCGCGGTCGTCGCGCTGATGGCCGAGGCGAGCAGGAAGGCGGTCAAGACCTGCACGATCGGCTTCGACCAGGCGGCGCTCGACGAGACGGCCCATGCGCAGGTGATCGCCGAGCGGTTCGCGACCGATCATCGCACGCGCACCGTTTCTTCGGGCGATTTCGCGCTTGTCGACCGGATCGCCGACATGTTCGACGAACCCTTCGCCGATGCAAGCGCGCTGCCGACCTACCGCGTCTGCGAGCTCGCGCGCGAGGAGGTGACGGTCGCGCTGTCGGGCGACGGCGCCGACGAGGCGTTCGCGGGATACCGCCGCCTGGTCTTTCAGCATCAGGAGGAACGCCTGCGCGGGCTGATCCCCGGCTTCCTCCGCCGCGGCCTGCTCGGTCCGCTGTCGCATGTCTGGCCGCAAATGGACTGGGCGCCGCGCCCGCTGCGCGCCCGCGCGACGCTCGCCAGCCTCTCGAAGAGCGGAGCGGAGGGCTATGCCGAGGCGGTCGGCGTGACCGGGCCGGCGCAGCGCGCCAGGCTCTTCAACGATGCGGCAATCCATGCTCTCGGCGATCATGTCGCCGAAGCGCGCTACTGGAAAGCGATGCGCGACGCGCCCGCGCGCGAGGCGCTCGACCGCGCGCAATATGCCGACCTGATGATCTGGCTGCCCGGCGACATTTTGACCAAGACCGATCGGATGAGCATGGCGGTCAGCCTCGAAGCGCGCGAGCCGCTGCTCGACTATCGCCTGATCGAATTCGCCGCGAGCCTGCCCGCGTCGATGCGCGTCAAGCGCGGAAGGGGGAAGGCGATCATGAAACAGGCGATGGAACGCTATCTGCCGCACGATATTCTTTACCGGCCGAAGATGGGATTCGTGACGCCGGTGTCGGCGTGGTTCCGCGGCCCGCTGGTCGAGCAGGCGAAGGCGCTCGCGACCTCGTCGACGCTCGCGCGCTCGGGCTGGTTCGACATGGCCGAGATCGAACGCATCGTCGCCGCGCATCAGTCGGGCCGCCGCGACCACGGCCGGCTGATCTGGCAATTCTTCATGCTCGAGAAGTCGCTGGCGAAGCTGTTCGGGATTTGA
- a CDS encoding GNAT family N-acetyltransferase translates to MTVHPAFPTNDAEAAPLTVRVVDPLSLSGDFAAAWDQLAGEASEPNPFAERWCLQSALHLLDPERHARLVLVQGGSDGPVIGVMPVAPAARYGRLPLRHVTGWAHPNHFHGAPLVRAGFESLFWSILLGWCDAAPWAHTLVHVPRLTEDGPLHRALVEVARARGGEAVVVHREERALLESPLSPGEYWDAAVRAKKRKELRRQANRLAEEGAVSLRRWQAGEGIEPWIDAFLILEARGWKGRAGSALASHSDTEAWFRAVLTGAAGAGRLDMRALDLDGRPLAMLVNFLCPPGGFSFKTAFDEEYARFSPGVLLQQANLDLLDDPRILWVDSCAAPGHPMIDSVWRERRALVWVNVPLSAPADRLRFAMLGKAERLWRRWKGAAAPAYEDESPT, encoded by the coding sequence ATGACGGTCCATCCCGCCTTTCCGACGAACGATGCCGAAGCCGCGCCACTCACCGTGCGCGTCGTCGACCCGCTGTCGCTTTCGGGCGACTTCGCGGCGGCGTGGGACCAACTCGCGGGCGAGGCGAGCGAGCCCAACCCCTTTGCCGAACGCTGGTGCCTGCAATCGGCGCTCCACCTGCTCGATCCCGAACGCCATGCGCGGCTGGTGCTCGTGCAGGGCGGCAGCGACGGGCCGGTGATCGGTGTTATGCCGGTCGCGCCCGCCGCCCGTTATGGTCGCCTGCCGCTGCGTCACGTCACCGGCTGGGCGCACCCCAATCATTTTCACGGAGCGCCGTTGGTGCGCGCCGGTTTCGAAAGCCTCTTCTGGTCGATTCTGCTCGGCTGGTGCGATGCGGCGCCTTGGGCGCACACGCTGGTGCATGTTCCGCGCTTGACCGAAGACGGTCCGCTCCACCGCGCGCTCGTCGAGGTTGCGCGGGCGCGGGGCGGCGAGGCGGTCGTGGTGCATCGCGAAGAACGCGCGTTGCTCGAAAGCCCGCTGTCGCCCGGTGAATATTGGGATGCGGCGGTGCGGGCGAAGAAGCGCAAGGAATTGCGCCGTCAGGCGAACCGGCTCGCCGAAGAGGGCGCGGTCAGCCTTCGCCGCTGGCAGGCGGGCGAGGGGATCGAGCCGTGGATCGACGCCTTCCTCATCCTCGAAGCGCGCGGCTGGAAGGGGCGCGCGGGATCGGCGCTCGCGAGCCATAGCGATACGGAGGCGTGGTTTCGCGCGGTGCTGACCGGCGCGGCGGGCGCGGGCAGGCTCGACATGCGCGCGCTCGATCTGGACGGCCGCCCGCTGGCGATGCTGGTCAATTTCCTCTGCCCGCCCGGCGGCTTTTCGTTCAAGACCGCGTTCGACGAGGAATATGCCCGCTTCTCGCCCGGAGTGCTGCTGCAACAGGCGAATCTCGATCTGCTGGACGATCCGCGCATCCTATGGGTCGACAGCTGCGCCGCGCCCGGGCACCCGATGATCGACAGCGTCTGGCGCGAGCGGCGCGCGCTGGTTTGGGTTAACGTCCCGTTGTCGGCGCCCGCCGACCGGCTGCGCTTTGCGATGCTGGGCAAGGCCGAGCGTCTGTGGCGGCGCTGGAAGGGGGCCGCCGCGCCCGCATATGAAGATGAAAGTCCGACATGA
- a CDS encoding XrtA system polysaccharide deacetylase gives MQNGLSVDVEDWFQVGAFERTIDRADWPALECRVEANCDAVLQIFADAGATGTFFTLGWVAERYPALIKRIVAAGHELASHGYDHKRVFNMTADEFAADLKKTQAILENLGGVTVRGYRAPSFSVDTRTPWAHQLLAEQGYAYSSSVAPVVHDHYGWPQSPRHAWRPVPGSDLVEWPVTTARVAGRTLAAGGGGFMRMLPYGFTRWAIARMNAEGHPAILYFHPWEIDPGQPRVADAPIKSKIRHYSGLSAMAGKLKKLLADFDWTRADALLPAQQQRAQPWRAAA, from the coding sequence ATGCAGAACGGCCTGTCGGTCGATGTCGAGGACTGGTTCCAGGTCGGCGCCTTTGAGCGCACGATCGACCGCGCCGACTGGCCGGCGCTCGAATGCCGGGTCGAGGCGAATTGCGACGCGGTGCTGCAGATTTTCGCCGATGCGGGCGCGACCGGGACTTTCTTCACGCTCGGCTGGGTCGCCGAACGCTATCCCGCGCTGATCAAGCGCATTGTCGCGGCGGGGCACGAGCTTGCCAGCCACGGCTATGATCACAAGCGCGTGTTCAACATGACCGCCGACGAATTTGCCGCCGACCTCAAAAAGACGCAGGCGATCCTTGAGAATCTTGGCGGCGTCACGGTGCGCGGCTATCGCGCGCCGAGCTTCTCGGTCGATACGCGTACGCCTTGGGCGCATCAGTTGCTCGCCGAACAAGGCTATGCCTATTCGTCGAGCGTCGCTCCCGTCGTTCATGATCATTATGGCTGGCCGCAAAGTCCGCGCCACGCGTGGCGGCCGGTGCCGGGCAGCGATCTTGTCGAATGGCCGGTCACGACCGCGCGCGTCGCGGGGCGCACCTTGGCGGCGGGCGGCGGCGGCTTCATGCGTATGCTGCCCTATGGCTTCACGCGCTGGGCGATCGCGCGGATGAATGCGGAAGGGCATCCGGCGATCCTCTATTTCCATCCGTGGGAGATCGACCCCGGCCAGCCGCGCGTCGCCGATGCGCCGATCAAATCGAAAATCCGCCATTACAGCGGCTTGTCGGCCATGGCTGGCAAACTCAAGAAACTGCTCGCCGACTTCGATTGGACGCGCGCCGATGCCCTGCTTCCCGCGCAGCAGCAGCGCGCGCAGCCGTGGCGCGCCGCGGCGTGA
- a CDS encoding TIGR03087 family PEP-CTERM/XrtA system glycosyltransferase, whose amino-acid sequence MAEILFLVHRAPWPPDRGDRIRSWHMFEALAKLAPVHVAALADNEADAKLAREKMARLCKGLAIEVRKASRPLALAQAVLTGEPVSNRLFRSAALARHVDALVGQGGISHIVAFSGQMAQYLPARFDGPVLMDFVDVDSAKFATYAEQDRRQPLNWVHSREARLLATYEAKVARRVDASLFVSEAEAALFRSRSGLGADRVRPVGNGIDTGRFDPALRLEAVGAGERPLAVFTGQMDYRPNIDAVRWFAADILPLVRTRHPSVRFAIVGRAPTDEVRALEALPGVTVTGEVPDVRPWLAAADAVVAPLLLARGVQNKLLEAMAMARPVVASAAAATGIDAVPGEHLLVADDAEATADAVCTLFDDRNLAAKMGQAARARMIARYGWDARMAPLGDLLGLPA is encoded by the coding sequence ATGGCCGAAATCCTGTTTCTCGTTCACCGCGCGCCATGGCCCCCCGACCGCGGCGACCGGATCCGAAGCTGGCATATGTTCGAAGCGCTGGCGAAGCTCGCGCCGGTGCATGTCGCGGCGCTCGCCGACAATGAAGCCGATGCCAAGCTCGCTCGCGAAAAAATGGCGCGGCTTTGCAAAGGCCTGGCGATCGAAGTGCGCAAGGCATCGCGCCCGCTTGCGCTCGCGCAAGCCGTCCTCACCGGCGAGCCGGTGTCGAACCGCCTGTTCCGGAGCGCCGCGCTCGCCCGCCATGTCGACGCGCTGGTCGGGCAGGGCGGCATCAGCCATATCGTCGCCTTCTCGGGCCAGATGGCGCAATATCTCCCCGCTCGTTTCGACGGGCCGGTGCTGATGGATTTCGTCGACGTCGATTCGGCTAAATTCGCGACTTATGCCGAGCAGGACAGGCGCCAGCCGCTGAACTGGGTCCACAGCCGCGAGGCGCGCCTGCTCGCCACCTATGAGGCGAAGGTCGCGCGCCGCGTCGATGCGAGCCTGTTCGTCAGCGAGGCGGAGGCGGCCCTGTTCCGCAGCCGAAGCGGCCTCGGCGCCGACAGGGTGCGTCCGGTCGGGAACGGCATCGACACCGGCCGCTTCGATCCGGCGCTTCGGCTGGAAGCGGTCGGCGCGGGCGAGCGGCCGCTCGCGGTCTTCACCGGCCAGATGGATTACCGGCCCAATATCGACGCGGTCCGCTGGTTCGCTGCCGACATTCTGCCGCTGGTTCGCACGCGCCATCCGTCGGTCCGCTTCGCGATCGTCGGCCGCGCGCCGACCGACGAGGTGCGTGCGCTGGAAGCTCTGCCCGGCGTGACCGTGACCGGCGAGGTGCCCGATGTGCGCCCGTGGCTCGCCGCCGCCGACGCCGTGGTCGCGCCGCTGCTGCTTGCGCGCGGGGTGCAGAACAAGCTGCTCGAAGCGATGGCGATGGCGCGCCCGGTGGTTGCGAGCGCCGCCGCCGCAACGGGGATCGACGCCGTGCCGGGCGAACATCTGCTCGTCGCCGATGACGCGGAAGCGACGGCCGACGCCGTTTGCACGCTCTTTGACGACCGCAACCTCGCGGCCAAGATGGGGCAGGCGGCGCGCGCGCGGATGATCGCGCGTTACGGCTGGGATGCACGCATGGCGCCGCTCGGCGATCTGCTGGGACTGCCCGCGTGA
- a CDS encoding cupin-like domain-containing protein: MTAHQPIDRPVFPPETLERMAALYPQQAGLLHHHLPDHPLLSIEALATLGESLPASAVEYNPGDVPIGIRPEDVPSNGLSIGETIRTIDTNGSWAVLKNIENVEAYRTLLMDLLGELEPVVSPRTGAMLTPQGFIFISSPGSITPFHFDPEHNILLQLRGHKVMNVWPAGDERFAHRREHERYHTGGHRNLPWEEAYKDDAQQVPLGPGDAVLMPVMAPHFVANGDAPSISLSITWRSEWSYRESEAHAANAALRRMGLDPAMPPRWPSYAWMKTVGWRIARRLQLVS, from the coding sequence ATGACCGCGCATCAGCCCATCGACCGGCCCGTCTTCCCTCCCGAAACGCTCGAGCGGATGGCGGCGCTTTATCCGCAGCAAGCGGGATTGCTCCACCACCATCTTCCCGACCATCCCTTGCTGTCGATCGAGGCGCTCGCGACGCTCGGCGAAAGCCTGCCCGCGAGCGCGGTCGAATATAATCCGGGCGATGTGCCGATCGGCATCCGGCCCGAGGACGTGCCGTCGAACGGTCTGTCGATCGGCGAAACGATCCGCACGATCGATACGAACGGCAGCTGGGCGGTGCTCAAGAATATCGAAAATGTGGAGGCGTATCGCACACTGCTGATGGATCTGCTCGGCGAACTCGAACCCGTCGTGAGTCCGCGCACCGGCGCGATGCTGACGCCGCAGGGCTTCATCTTCATCTCGTCGCCGGGATCGATCACGCCGTTCCACTTCGACCCCGAGCATAATATCCTGCTCCAGCTCAGGGGACACAAGGTGATGAACGTGTGGCCCGCGGGCGACGAACGTTTCGCGCACCGCCGCGAGCACGAACGCTATCACACCGGCGGCCATCGCAACCTACCATGGGAAGAGGCGTATAAGGACGACGCGCAGCAGGTGCCGCTCGGCCCCGGCGACGCGGTGCTGATGCCCGTGATGGCGCCCCATTTCGTCGCCAATGGCGATGCGCCGTCGATCTCGCTGTCGATCACCTGGCGCAGCGAATGGAGCTATCGCGAATCCGAAGCGCATGCCGCCAACGCCGCGTTGCGGCGCATGGGGCTCGACCCCGCGATGCCGCCGCGCTGGCCTAGCTATGCGTGGATGAAGACCGTCGGCTGGCGGATCGCGCGGAGGCTGCAGCTGGTGTCTTAG
- the xrtA gene encoding exosortase A, translated as MTRWQRHLAALGLLAAVILLLFRRDAADMAGIWWHSSTFTHCLLMVPMIGWLVSQRVALLRPLTPVFWWPALIWMAGAGLVWLVGEAAGVGLFRQLGLVLMLQGAVGAALGEKLVRGLLFPLGYALLLVPFGEELVPLLQTFTARISVVLLHLSGFAAAMQGVFITTKAGFFEVAEECSGVNFLIAMLAYSVFAAHLCFKSWTRRIVFVAAALATTILANALRAYGTMVAAEIWGIEAAGGIDHIFYGWIFFGLVILLVMLVALRWFDRPANDPAVDVRGLDGIPRFAGAAKAVLPAALAVPLLFAGWGLLVGGRSAPLPETMAVEAPPGWRNARVGGTAWAPRFDGADQRLLRQFANDQGQVVTVAIGGYERQAEGREVVAFGQGAVDLESKWAWSAVLPAVEGARTERLLHPGPVLRDAATWYVVGGTVTGDPRRAKLAGLRARLLGGDPRALSLIISSEERHGGLNAITDFLSASGGVKAMADRALKTR; from the coding sequence GTGACGCGCTGGCAGCGCCATCTCGCCGCGCTCGGCCTGCTCGCGGCGGTCATCCTCCTGCTCTTCCGGCGCGACGCCGCCGACATGGCGGGCATCTGGTGGCATAGTTCGACCTTCACCCATTGCCTGCTGATGGTGCCGATGATCGGCTGGCTGGTGTCGCAGCGCGTGGCGCTGCTCCGCCCGCTGACGCCCGTCTTCTGGTGGCCCGCGCTTATCTGGATGGCCGGGGCGGGGCTGGTTTGGCTCGTGGGCGAGGCGGCGGGAGTCGGGCTGTTCCGGCAACTCGGGCTCGTGCTGATGCTGCAGGGTGCGGTCGGGGCGGCGCTCGGCGAAAAGCTGGTGCGCGGACTGCTCTTCCCGCTCGGCTATGCGCTGCTGCTCGTGCCGTTCGGCGAAGAATTGGTGCCGCTGCTCCAGACCTTCACCGCGCGTATCAGCGTCGTCCTGCTCCATCTCTCGGGCTTCGCCGCAGCGATGCAGGGCGTGTTCATCACGACAAAAGCGGGCTTTTTCGAGGTTGCCGAGGAATGTTCGGGGGTCAATTTCCTGATCGCGATGCTCGCTTACTCGGTGTTCGCGGCGCACCTCTGCTTCAAGAGCTGGACGCGGCGGATCGTCTTCGTTGCGGCGGCGCTCGCGACGACGATCCTCGCCAATGCGCTGCGCGCTTATGGCACGATGGTCGCCGCTGAAATCTGGGGGATCGAGGCGGCGGGGGGCATCGACCATATCTTCTACGGCTGGATTTTCTTCGGCCTCGTCATCCTGCTCGTGATGCTCGTCGCGCTGCGCTGGTTCGACCGGCCGGCGAACGACCCCGCGGTCGATGTGCGCGGGCTGGACGGCATTCCGCGCTTTGCCGGTGCCGCCAAAGCGGTGCTGCCCGCCGCGCTGGCGGTTCCATTGCTTTTCGCCGGCTGGGGACTGCTCGTTGGCGGACGCAGCGCGCCGCTGCCCGAAACCATGGCGGTCGAGGCGCCCCCGGGCTGGCGCAACGCGCGCGTCGGCGGCACAGCCTGGGCACCGCGCTTCGACGGCGCCGACCAGCGGTTGCTCCGTCAGTTCGCGAACGACCAGGGGCAGGTCGTGACCGTGGCGATCGGCGGCTATGAGCGCCAGGCTGAAGGGCGCGAAGTCGTCGCTTTCGGACAGGGGGCGGTCGACCTCGAAAGCAAATGGGCGTGGAGTGCCGTGCTGCCCGCGGTCGAAGGGGCAAGGACCGAGCGCCTGCTCCATCCCGGCCCGGTGCTGCGCGATGCCGCCACCTGGTATGTCGTCGGCGGCACGGTGACGGGCGACCCGCGCCGCGCCAAGCTCGCCGGTCTCCGCGCGCGGCTGCTCGGCGGCGACCCGCGCGCTCTGTCGCTGATCATATCGAGCGAAGAGCGGCACGGCGGTCTCAATGCGATCACCGATTTCCTTTCCGCGTCGGGTGGGGTCAAAGCGATGGCTGACCGCGCGCTGAAAACCCGCTAA
- a CDS encoding FemAB family XrtA/PEP-CTERM system-associated protein — protein MKDRFSGAPLSDASEWDAYVAGHPDATPFHSRAWCEAITKATGHRCHLVTARDASGALTGILPLHHIRSPLFGQALVGSGFAVGGGILAGDPAVAATLADGAAAMARSLGVPSVELRGGPLPEGEGWAREEGVYAGFARDLAADDDAELLAIPRKQRAEVRKVLESGLTVTTGRDAAERRDHYRIYATSVRNLGTPVFPKALFDAVLDAFAGDADILTVRDGGRPVASVFSLFWRGTVMPYWGGGTADARRLRANELMYFALMRHARERGCTRFDFGRSKLGTGPFAYKKNWGFEPRPLVYARWLAPGETPRDTNPNSARYRMQVDLWKKLPLWAANRIGPLIARGLG, from the coding sequence GTGAAGGACCGATTTTCGGGCGCGCCGCTTTCCGACGCGAGCGAATGGGATGCCTATGTCGCCGGCCATCCGGATGCGACGCCGTTCCACAGCCGCGCTTGGTGCGAAGCAATCACCAAGGCGACCGGGCATCGCTGCCACCTCGTCACCGCGCGCGATGCCAGCGGCGCGCTTACCGGCATCCTGCCTCTCCACCATATCCGCTCGCCCTTGTTCGGGCAGGCGCTCGTCGGCAGCGGTTTCGCGGTCGGTGGCGGCATTCTCGCCGGCGATCCGGCGGTCGCTGCGACGCTTGCCGACGGCGCGGCGGCAATGGCCCGGTCGCTCGGCGTGCCCTCGGTCGAACTGCGCGGCGGTCCGCTGCCCGAAGGCGAGGGATGGGCCCGCGAAGAGGGCGTCTACGCCGGCTTCGCGCGCGACCTCGCGGCCGACGATGACGCCGAACTCCTCGCCATCCCCCGCAAGCAGCGCGCCGAGGTGCGCAAGGTGCTGGAAAGCGGGCTGACCGTCACGACGGGCCGCGATGCGGCCGAGCGCCGCGACCATTATCGCATCTACGCCACCAGCGTCCGCAATCTGGGCACGCCGGTTTTCCCGAAGGCGCTGTTCGACGCCGTGCTCGACGCTTTCGCGGGCGATGCCGACATATTGACGGTGCGCGACGGAGGGCGCCCCGTTGCGAGCGTGTTCAGTCTTTTTTGGCGCGGCACGGTGATGCCCTATTGGGGCGGCGGCACCGCCGACGCGCGGCGGCTGCGCGCCAATGAACTCATGTATTTCGCGCTGATGCGCCACGCGCGCGAACGGGGCTGCACGCGCTTCGATTTCGGCCGCTCGAAGCTCGGCACCGGCCCCTTCGCCTACAAGAAGAATTGGGGCTTCGAACCGCGGCCGCTCGTCTACGCGCGCTGGCTCGCGCCCGGGGAAACGCCGCGCGACACGAACCCGAACAGCGCCCGATACCGGATGCAGGTCGATCTCTGGAAAAAGCTGCCGCTATGGGCGGCGAACCGGATCGGACCGCTGATCGCGCGTGGGTTGGGCTAG